One genomic region from Fictibacillus marinisediminis encodes:
- a CDS encoding 2-keto-4-pentenoate hydratase, protein MQKVIDRLAGELLEAERTNVPVAPLTERFENLTVEDAYQIQLAIAKSKTDEGRNVIGKKVGLTSKAMQNMLGVDEPDYGHLFDDMTVKNGETVRIDSMIKPRVEAEIGFVLRDELFQPNVTFLDVLMATDYVVPALEIIDSRIADWKIKLVDTVADNGSSAKVVLSDKKKTIDEVDFRSASMVLFKNEELIATGAGAAALGHPAHAVAWLANKLYEFGIPLKANELILPGALSAAIDVLPGDTVTAEFGALGWVSVHFA, encoded by the coding sequence ATGCAAAAGGTCATTGATCGGCTTGCAGGGGAACTGCTCGAGGCGGAGCGTACCAACGTACCGGTTGCCCCGCTGACCGAGCGTTTTGAGAATCTGACGGTGGAGGATGCTTATCAGATTCAGCTCGCCATTGCGAAGAGCAAGACAGACGAAGGGCGGAACGTGATTGGCAAGAAGGTTGGTCTGACGAGCAAAGCGATGCAGAACATGCTTGGGGTGGATGAGCCGGATTACGGCCATCTCTTTGATGATATGACGGTGAAAAATGGTGAGACGGTACGCATTGATTCAATGATCAAGCCGAGAGTGGAGGCGGAAATCGGCTTTGTGCTGCGAGATGAGCTGTTTCAGCCGAACGTGACATTCCTGGATGTACTCATGGCAACCGATTATGTGGTTCCAGCACTTGAGATCATCGACAGCCGCATCGCCGACTGGAAGATCAAGCTCGTGGATACGGTAGCGGATAACGGATCATCGGCAAAGGTCGTCCTCAGTGACAAGAAGAAAACCATTGATGAGGTTGATTTTAGAAGCGCCAGCATGGTTTTATTCAAAAATGAAGAGCTGATTGCAACCGGAGCAGGAGCGGCAGCGCTTGGGCACCCGGCTCACGCGGTCGCCTGGCTGGCCAACAAGCTTTACGAGTTCGGCATTCCGCTAAAAGCAAACGAGCTCATTCTGCCAGGTGCTCTGTCGGCAGCCATTGATGTTTTGCCAGGAGATACGGTGACGGCAGAATTTGGTGCGCTCGGCTGGGTATCCGTCCATTTTGCATAA
- a CDS encoding RidA family protein, translated as MQTVQHPESKLEGLGLILAPVRPAVGNYVSCVRTGSLLFTSGQGVDQYHGKLGRELTVEEGYLAAQQSMLNLLSVVKQELGELSRVKRVVKILGMVNCTEDFTATPQVMNGASDLLVQVFGEKGKHARSAVGMAQLPNNTAIEIEMILEIEE; from the coding sequence TTGCAAACAGTGCAACATCCGGAGAGTAAGCTGGAAGGGCTCGGGCTGATCCTCGCTCCTGTCCGGCCGGCAGTCGGAAACTATGTGAGCTGTGTAAGAACCGGAAGCCTTCTTTTTACATCCGGTCAGGGTGTTGATCAGTATCATGGCAAACTGGGCCGGGAACTAACGGTTGAAGAAGGATATTTGGCCGCCCAGCAGTCGATGCTGAATCTTCTCAGTGTCGTGAAGCAGGAGCTTGGTGAGTTGAGCAGGGTGAAGCGTGTCGTGAAGATACTTGGCATGGTGAACTGTACAGAGGATTTTACCGCGACTCCCCAAGTGATGAACGGGGCGTCGGATCTGCTCGTTCAAGTGTTCGGCGAAAAAGGAAAACACGCGCGTTCAGCCGTCGGGATGGCACAGCTTCCGAACAATACGGCGATTGAGATCGAGATGATTCTGGAGATCGAAGAGTAA
- the nbaC gene encoding 3-hydroxyanthranilate 3,4-dioxygenase, with translation MTKTAERLFSFNLLKWIEENKDALKPPVNNKVLWQDSEFICMIIGGPNRRRDFHVDPSDEFFYQIKGDCYVECITEDGARKVVTVKEGEVFMLPAMVPHSPHRVADTYGLVIERKRAEGELEDFVWFCDECNHEMHRVTVQLNDIEKQVKEAIHSFNSDAEVRLCKNCGHHMPENVEEWKCE, from the coding sequence ATGACAAAGACGGCTGAACGACTGTTTTCTTTTAATCTGCTGAAATGGATCGAGGAAAATAAGGATGCGTTAAAACCGCCTGTGAACAACAAAGTGCTCTGGCAGGATTCAGAGTTCATCTGCATGATCATCGGCGGGCCGAACCGCCGGCGCGATTTTCACGTCGACCCTTCAGACGAGTTCTTTTACCAGATCAAAGGCGACTGTTATGTCGAGTGCATTACGGAAGATGGGGCAAGAAAGGTCGTTACAGTAAAAGAAGGTGAAGTGTTCATGCTGCCTGCGATGGTTCCACATTCTCCTCACCGTGTGGCAGATACGTACGGACTTGTCATCGAGCGCAAGCGTGCGGAAGGAGAACTAGAGGATTTCGTCTGGTTCTGTGATGAGTGCAACCATGAGATGCACCGGGTGACCGTACAGCTGAACGACATTGAAAAACAAGTAAAAGAAGCAATCCACAGCTTTAACTCTGACGCGGAAGTACGCTTGTGCAAGAATTGCGGCCACCACATGCCGGAAAACGTGGAGGAATGGAAGTGCGAATAG
- a CDS encoding Bax inhibitor-1/YccA family protein — protein sequence MRSSNPSLKESTFSKLKGQGIEHPMTLQGTVNKTFILLVLLCATAFYTWNQYFDGKQVAPLLLAGVIGAFIVSLITIFVPKASPFLAPLYAMLEGLALGGISAMYEAKFSGITTQAVLLTFSVLFALLIVYKLGLIKVTKNFRLGVMSATLGIAIVYLIDFVLRFFGLHVPFIHETGVVGIIISLVIVGVAALNLVLDFDFIERGVEQRAPKYMEWYAGFGLMLTLVWLYLEMLRLLSKIKN from the coding sequence ATGAGGAGTTCTAATCCTAGTTTAAAAGAATCAACGTTTTCCAAGCTAAAAGGCCAAGGAATCGAGCATCCGATGACACTTCAGGGGACGGTTAATAAAACGTTCATCCTGCTCGTCTTATTATGTGCAACTGCCTTTTACACGTGGAATCAATATTTTGATGGAAAGCAGGTGGCTCCGCTTCTGCTCGCAGGAGTCATCGGAGCTTTCATTGTTTCGCTGATCACCATTTTTGTTCCAAAGGCATCACCCTTTTTAGCACCTCTGTATGCGATGCTGGAAGGTCTGGCTCTTGGCGGCATAAGTGCCATGTATGAGGCAAAGTTTTCAGGCATTACCACGCAAGCAGTTTTACTCACATTCAGCGTGCTCTTTGCGCTTTTGATCGTATACAAATTGGGCTTGATCAAAGTCACGAAAAATTTCAGGCTTGGCGTCATGTCAGCCACTCTGGGGATTGCCATCGTTTACCTGATTGATTTTGTTCTTCGCTTTTTCGGGCTTCATGTTCCTTTTATTCATGAAACTGGTGTAGTCGGCATTATCATCAGTCTGGTTATTGTCGGAGTAGCTGCTCTCAATCTTGTGCTTGATTTTGATTTTATTGAAAGAGGCGTTGAACAAAGAGCGCCAAAATATATGGAATGGTATGCGGGATTTGGGTTAATGCTTACACTCGTCTGGCTTTATCTTGAAATGCTCCGCCTGCTGTCCAAAATTAAGAACTAA
- a CDS encoding amidohydrolase family protein produces the protein MEVRIDFHTHIIPESFPDFTEKYGGERWPVLNRTCACGASILVGGKNFRDVTDQVWSPEKRIQDMDREGVDIQVLSPIPVTFSYWANPEAATEMAKIQNDFIAETVAKHPDRFVGLGTVPMQDSVTAVREMERCINELGLHGIEIGTNVNGKNLDDPSFLLFFEMAEKWEVPIFIHPWETLGRDRMPNHNFMYTVGMPSETALAAASLIWSGIMEKYPRLKICFAHGGGSFPYLIPRLDQGWNVWPHLRLTTHPPSHYAKQFYFDSLNYDPLNIKYMMERFGYEKIFMGSDYPFLLREINPGKVIDETLELTAEQKRGMLGENAARFLNLELGKRGAVLANSATSGE, from the coding sequence ATGGAAGTGCGAATAGATTTTCACACCCATATCATTCCGGAGAGCTTTCCGGATTTTACGGAAAAATACGGCGGAGAGCGCTGGCCGGTGCTGAACCGGACGTGTGCCTGCGGTGCATCCATTTTGGTAGGAGGCAAGAACTTCCGGGATGTGACGGACCAGGTATGGTCGCCGGAAAAACGAATTCAGGACATGGACCGGGAAGGCGTGGATATCCAGGTGCTGTCCCCGATTCCGGTCACGTTCTCGTACTGGGCGAATCCGGAAGCCGCAACCGAGATGGCAAAGATTCAGAACGACTTTATTGCAGAAACGGTCGCAAAGCACCCTGACCGTTTTGTCGGCTTAGGGACGGTTCCAATGCAGGACAGCGTAACCGCCGTCCGGGAGATGGAACGCTGCATCAATGAACTTGGGCTGCATGGCATCGAGATCGGTACGAACGTCAACGGCAAAAACTTGGATGATCCGTCATTTCTGCTATTTTTTGAGATGGCGGAAAAATGGGAAGTGCCAATCTTCATCCACCCGTGGGAGACGCTCGGGCGGGATCGGATGCCGAACCATAACTTCATGTATACGGTAGGGATGCCGAGTGAGACGGCGCTTGCAGCGGCCTCGCTCATCTGGAGCGGCATCATGGAGAAGTATCCGCGTCTGAAGATCTGTTTTGCGCATGGAGGCGGTTCGTTTCCTTACCTCATCCCAAGACTGGATCAAGGCTGGAACGTCTGGCCGCATCTCCGGCTGACGACTCATCCGCCGAGCCATTATGCCAAACAGTTTTATTTTGATTCGTTAAACTACGATCCGCTGAACATCAAATATATGATGGAGCGGTTTGGATACGAGAAAATCTTCATGGGTTCTGATTATCCGTTTTTGCTGCGTGAAATCAATCCTGGCAAGGTAATCGATGAAACGCTCGAGTTAACAGCTGAGCAGAAACGCGGCATGCTTGGTGAGAATGCAGCACGGTTTTTAAATTTGGAACTCGGGAAACGGGGTGCAGTCCTTGCAAACAGTGCAACATCCGGAGAGTAA
- a CDS encoding 4-hydroxyphenylacetate 3-hydroxylase family protein, which yields MGIRTGAQYMDGLKSRQPEIWLEGRKVTDIVNEPVLRQPILEIAKLYDMQHDPDHQEKITHVCEETGERVSNAFLVPRKLEDVMARRSLFEAYANATYGLMGRTPDFLNVVVTGMASNSWFLDKYNPEWSVNIQNYYRYIRDNDLFLTHAIINPQNDRSKTSHEQKDTFTHLGAVEETPDGLLVRGAKMLATLAPITDEVIVYSFPGFKPGDERYALAFALPIDTPGLRIICREPMQDGKRSLFDHPLASRFEEMDALLVFNDVLVPWDRVFIHNNVEAANLLYPKTGIAQQPAHQSGVRGLSKLSFAVDVACRLADSIGVDVYLNVQNDLGELIQSVETIRALLRVSEYECEVTPSGEYMPAAAPLETIRGLLPTFYPRAIEVIQIIGAGGLLMSPSGYDFENPELREDMDRYYVGREGVSSIDRVRIFKLAWDLSGEAFGQRALQYERYYTGDPIRKRAIFYNNHKRKNAFPLVDQALHEADRAREAAKAIHSEKEEGIADADTVMQ from the coding sequence ATGGGAATCCGAACGGGAGCTCAGTATATGGACGGGTTAAAGTCCCGTCAGCCTGAAATTTGGCTGGAGGGCAGGAAAGTGACGGATATTGTCAACGAGCCTGTTTTGCGCCAGCCAATTCTGGAGATCGCGAAGCTGTATGATATGCAGCATGATCCTGATCATCAGGAAAAGATCACGCATGTTTGTGAAGAGACGGGCGAGCGTGTATCCAACGCGTTTCTCGTGCCGCGCAAGCTTGAGGACGTTATGGCAAGGCGCAGCTTGTTTGAAGCATACGCTAACGCAACGTACGGTCTGATGGGAAGAACTCCGGACTTCCTGAACGTCGTGGTCACCGGGATGGCGAGCAACTCCTGGTTCCTCGATAAGTACAATCCGGAATGGTCCGTTAACATTCAAAATTACTACCGATACATCCGGGATAACGACTTGTTCCTGACGCATGCGATCATCAACCCGCAAAATGACCGAAGCAAAACATCGCATGAACAAAAAGATACATTCACTCACCTTGGAGCAGTGGAGGAGACGCCGGACGGCCTGCTTGTTCGCGGAGCGAAAATGCTTGCGACACTTGCACCGATTACAGATGAAGTCATCGTGTATTCGTTCCCAGGCTTCAAACCGGGAGATGAGCGGTATGCACTGGCATTTGCGCTTCCGATTGATACACCGGGACTCCGCATCATCTGCCGTGAGCCGATGCAGGACGGCAAACGTTCACTGTTCGACCATCCGCTGGCCTCCCGTTTTGAGGAAATGGATGCACTCCTTGTGTTCAATGATGTGCTTGTTCCTTGGGACCGTGTGTTTATCCACAATAACGTGGAAGCGGCGAACTTGCTTTATCCGAAAACAGGGATCGCCCAGCAGCCGGCGCATCAGTCAGGCGTGCGCGGGCTCTCCAAGCTGTCGTTCGCTGTGGATGTCGCCTGCCGTTTAGCGGATTCCATCGGGGTTGATGTGTATTTGAACGTACAGAACGATCTTGGGGAACTCATTCAAAGTGTGGAAACAATTCGTGCCTTGCTGCGTGTTTCCGAATATGAATGTGAGGTTACGCCTTCTGGCGAGTATATGCCGGCGGCCGCTCCGCTGGAGACCATTCGCGGCTTGCTGCCAACCTTTTATCCGCGTGCCATCGAAGTCATCCAGATCATTGGTGCCGGGGGACTGCTCATGTCACCGTCAGGCTATGATTTTGAAAATCCGGAGTTAAGAGAGGATATGGATCGTTACTATGTTGGACGTGAAGGCGTTTCGTCCATTGACCGTGTGCGCATCTTTAAACTCGCATGGGATCTGTCAGGAGAAGCGTTTGGACAGCGTGCACTGCAGTATGAACGTTATTACACGGGAGACCCGATCCGAAAGCGGGCCATCTTTTACAACAACCATAAACGCAAGAACGCATTCCCATTGGTGGACCAGGCTTTACATGAGGCAGACCGGGCCAGGGAAGCGGCAAAGGCTATCCATTCCGAAAAAGAGGAGGGGATCGCTGACGCTGATACCGTGATGCAATAA
- a CDS encoding IclR family transcriptional regulator, giving the protein MIGSVQKIARILNCFTDEEPVLGNLDIATKLDLNPSSVHHLLHTLCQEGMLIKDSQKKYRLGWKLLEWGNRVMYQKEMLSGAFPIVEGLIRRFKGAVHIGMFDQGEVVFVLKASPKESQEIPTYVGSRKPAYCTSSGKILLSSNPPMVKVTVEKGLVQRAPNTITCAAQLQTELQEVKKRGYSVSDNENELGLYGVAAPIRSYSGHTIASLNIVGEPFYMQGRDSKGILEHLLLTANTLSKELGYIDV; this is encoded by the coding sequence GTGATTGGATCTGTTCAGAAGATTGCTAGAATCTTGAACTGTTTTACGGATGAAGAACCGGTGCTGGGGAACCTCGACATTGCTACAAAGCTTGATTTAAACCCGAGTTCTGTCCACCATCTGCTGCATACCCTGTGCCAGGAAGGTATGCTCATCAAAGACAGCCAGAAAAAATACAGGCTAGGATGGAAGCTGCTCGAATGGGGCAACCGGGTCATGTATCAGAAGGAAATGCTGAGCGGAGCTTTCCCAATTGTGGAAGGGCTCATCCGCCGTTTTAAAGGGGCGGTTCATATCGGCATGTTTGATCAAGGCGAGGTCGTGTTCGTCCTGAAAGCCAGCCCTAAAGAAAGCCAGGAAATTCCGACGTATGTCGGTTCAAGAAAGCCTGCCTACTGCACGAGCTCAGGAAAGATTCTATTATCCTCAAACCCTCCCATGGTGAAGGTCACCGTGGAGAAGGGGCTTGTGCAGCGGGCTCCGAACACCATCACATGTGCGGCTCAGCTGCAAACCGAGCTTCAGGAAGTGAAAAAGCGCGGCTATTCCGTGAGCGATAACGAAAATGAACTTGGTTTGTACGGCGTGGCTGCCCCCATCCGCTCCTACTCCGGCCATACCATTGCGTCGCTGAACATTGTCGGTGAGCCGTTTTATATGCAGGGCCGCGACAGCAAAGGAATTCTGGAGCATCTCCTGCTCACGGCTAATACTCTATCAAAAGAGCTTGGATATATCGACGTCTAG
- a CDS encoding aldehyde dehydrogenase produces the protein MTKEMTADKKTLKDALLFIDGEYVEARSGSTFDSINPASNEKLAAVANGSPEDAERAIESAKKAFDSGIWSKMPVEERSDILCRMSGLIMENVDELAMVETLDVGKPIKESRGFDIPRAASNFRFFAEMSKYMVHEHYDKHNIMSYAKYAPAGVTSLIIPWNLPFMQMTWKASAALAAGNTVVVKPASYTPLSAVMLGEIANEAGLPPGVLNIITGPGSTMGTAMTTNPSVRRISFVGESNTGKTIMRNAAENLIPVSLELGGKSANIVFEDADLDEAVQGSLDAIYRNQGEICLAGSRLLLQESIYDQFLEKFTSAVQKIKVGDPTDETTDMGAVVSKSHLETVHNYVEIGLTEGAKLACGGKRVKGMEHGNFYEPTVLYDVDNSMRVAQEEIFGPVLVVIPFKSEEDAIRIANDSMYGLAGVVWTNDIRRAQRVTAGVDSGLLWINCWYIRDLRTPFGGSKASGIGREGGRHSFEFYTEAKTITMKL, from the coding sequence ATGACGAAAGAAATGACGGCTGATAAAAAAACACTGAAAGATGCGCTTCTTTTTATTGACGGCGAGTACGTGGAGGCCCGTTCCGGCAGCACGTTCGACTCCATCAATCCGGCGAGCAATGAAAAGCTCGCAGCTGTTGCGAACGGAAGTCCGGAAGATGCGGAGCGTGCGATCGAATCGGCCAAGAAAGCTTTTGACAGCGGCATTTGGAGCAAGATGCCGGTAGAGGAACGCTCTGATATTCTCTGCCGGATGTCCGGCCTGATCATGGAGAACGTGGACGAGTTGGCGATGGTCGAAACTTTAGATGTCGGTAAGCCGATCAAAGAAAGCCGTGGATTTGATATTCCACGGGCTGCTTCCAACTTCCGCTTTTTTGCCGAGATGTCTAAATACATGGTTCATGAACATTACGATAAACACAACATCATGTCCTACGCTAAATATGCACCAGCCGGGGTTACGAGCCTCATCATCCCGTGGAACCTTCCGTTCATGCAGATGACGTGGAAAGCGTCGGCTGCTCTTGCCGCAGGCAATACGGTCGTTGTAAAGCCGGCCTCCTATACACCGCTGAGTGCAGTCATGCTTGGTGAGATTGCGAACGAAGCCGGATTGCCGCCAGGAGTATTGAACATTATTACCGGTCCGGGCAGCACGATGGGCACAGCGATGACGACCAATCCGTCTGTCCGCAGGATTTCATTTGTCGGTGAATCGAATACAGGCAAAACGATCATGCGCAATGCCGCAGAAAACCTGATCCCTGTTTCATTGGAGCTTGGCGGAAAATCAGCGAATATCGTGTTTGAAGATGCCGACCTGGATGAAGCAGTACAAGGATCACTTGATGCGATCTACCGAAACCAGGGTGAGATCTGTTTAGCGGGTTCGCGCCTGTTATTGCAGGAAAGCATATATGATCAGTTTTTGGAGAAGTTTACGTCGGCTGTTCAGAAAATTAAAGTCGGTGATCCGACCGATGAAACGACAGATATGGGGGCAGTTGTCTCTAAGAGCCATCTCGAGACGGTGCATAACTACGTGGAGATCGGGCTAACCGAGGGGGCGAAGCTGGCATGCGGCGGCAAGCGGGTGAAAGGGATGGAGCATGGTAACTTTTACGAGCCGACCGTCCTTTATGATGTGGACAACAGCATGCGCGTAGCACAAGAGGAGATTTTCGGTCCGGTCCTGGTCGTCATTCCTTTTAAATCCGAAGAAGATGCCATTCGGATCGCCAATGATTCGATGTATGGCCTTGCAGGAGTCGTCTGGACGAACGATATACGCCGGGCACAGCGGGTGACGGCAGGCGTGGATTCAGGATTGCTCTGGATCAATTGCTGGTATATTCGTGACCTAAGAACGCCTTTTGGCGGCTCGAAAGCAAGCGGGATCGGCCGTGAAGGCGGCCGGCACAGCTTCGAATTTTATACCGAGGCAAAAACGATCACGATGAAATTATAA
- a CDS encoding acetaldehyde dehydrogenase (acetylating) yields the protein MEKVKAAIIGSGNIGTDLMYKLARSEWLELTAVIGIDAESDGLKRAKDAGYTTFDNGIQGLLENPELADIVFDATSAKAHVRHAKVLKALGKFAVDLTPAARGPFVCPAVNHLGSYLDESNVNMITCGGQATIPIIHAINRVADVEYGEIVATIASKSAGPGTRANIDEFTITTRRGIEEAGGADRGKALIIMNPADPPILMRDTVYCEVKNMDEEAIRQSIDEMVTEVQSYVPGYLLKQEPLFEDNRVTVFLEVEGAGDYFPPYAGNLDIMTAAAVRVAEQYAKHRLDLRKAPERMGSYETK from the coding sequence ATGGAGAAGGTAAAAGCAGCAATCATCGGTTCGGGGAACATCGGAACGGACCTCATGTACAAGCTTGCACGAAGTGAATGGCTTGAACTGACGGCTGTCATTGGCATTGATGCAGAATCAGATGGGTTGAAGCGGGCTAAAGATGCGGGGTACACCACGTTTGATAACGGAATTCAGGGGTTGTTGGAAAACCCTGAGCTTGCGGACATCGTGTTTGATGCCACATCCGCCAAGGCTCATGTGCGCCATGCAAAAGTGCTGAAGGCTCTGGGAAAGTTTGCAGTCGATCTCACTCCGGCAGCACGTGGACCGTTCGTATGCCCTGCGGTAAACCACCTTGGCAGTTATCTTGATGAATCAAATGTAAATATGATCACGTGCGGGGGACAGGCGACGATTCCTATCATTCACGCGATCAACCGGGTGGCAGATGTGGAGTACGGGGAAATTGTAGCGACGATCGCCAGCAAGAGCGCCGGACCTGGAACTCGGGCCAACATTGATGAATTTACGATCACGACCCGCAGAGGGATTGAAGAGGCAGGCGGGGCGGACCGTGGAAAAGCTTTGATTATCATGAACCCAGCCGATCCCCCGATTCTGATGAGAGACACGGTGTATTGTGAAGTTAAAAATATGGACGAAGAAGCGATTCGCCAGTCCATTGATGAGATGGTAACGGAAGTTCAATCCTATGTTCCCGGCTATCTTCTAAAACAGGAGCCGTTGTTTGAAGATAACCGGGTCACCGTTTTTCTTGAGGTGGAAGGGGCGGGAGATTACTTTCCACCGTATGCCGGCAATCTTGATATCATGACGGCCGCTGCTGTTCGGGTGGCGGAGCAATATGCCAAACACCGGTTGGATCTAAGGAAGGCGCCGGAAAGGATGGGTTCTTATGAAACGAAATAG